A window of Pungitius pungitius chromosome 19, fPunPun2.1, whole genome shotgun sequence genomic DNA:
AACAAACCATCCCATTCGCCTTCCTTTTAGAAACCTTTTATGTCATGAAATCAAAACACCCAATACGACTAAGGTCCTCACCAACCATAAATGCAGGTTGTTCGGTCTTATTGGTTTAAGTCAGGACTAAGATGTCAGTGTGCAAATGCATGTGTGGTTATTTTCACCAAGCAGCACGTACACGCAGGGGACTGTTTGCAGTGGACAGGCTCAAACAGCTCTAGGCTATTCTAATGGAACCCTCTTGTGATATTGCTGTATGTTGGCCACACTACATGATTATTATCTTACATTTTAGCATGACGCTGACCGGTAAATGTCCCTTGTGGACGTCATACACTTTTTGCACGTGGCACATTATACTAACAGTGAAAACGCTCACCGTAAAATTGAGAAACATTGATTGACATTATCTCTATATTTTGTCACTTAATCCAGTATGTAgtataaatgaaaaacaaagaacttgGCTCCCATTACAGCTCTGCATTATTCCATCACAGAAAGGTCATCATGCCTGagcacattctctctctccttctctgttgtCCCttacctcctccttcatctcaaTATTGACAGAAAAGCTGAAAATCGTCAGTGAACAATGAAAGTTCATCAGCTAAACTGAAAAGCTTCGATGGCTCATTCCCAAATGTCTTGTCTCTCTTTGTAGGTATTGGAAAGAACGTCATCTGCGACCGGACAGCAACTCCTCTGGATGCCTTCCGAATGATGTCAGCGGCCCAGTACTACCCCAAGTTGCTgagcattatgggaaatgtgtTACGTTTCTTGCCGGCTTTTGTCCGAATGAAGGAACTTTTAGAAGAGGGTTACATCGGGGAGCTACTGGTCTGTGAAGCGCAGGTATTCCTAAATCGAtacatgtattcttttttttttgctttcttgacATTTATGATAACATGTGATACTCCACAGAACACGCAAAATATTGGTGACTTGTTCAGAGTCGCTTCGGTTACTTTCTGACACAAGATTTCACCTCAGAtactttgtaaaaaaatatcTAATTTGGCTTTCAATCTTTACCCTAAAGATCCACAGCGGGAGTCTCCTGGGTAAGAAATACAACTGGAGCTGCGATGACCTGATGGGAGGCGGCGGTCTGCATTCTGTGGGCACTTACATCATCGACTTGCTCACGTTTCTGACCGGTCGGCGTGCAGCAAAAGTTCACGGCTTCCTCAAGACCTTTGTCAAGCAGACGGATCACATCCGGGGCATCCGTCAGATCACCAGTGACGACTTCTGCACGTTCCAGATGGCGCTGGAGGGGGGCGCGTGCTGCACCGTCACGCTCAACTTCAACATGCCCGGGGAGTTTCGGCAAGAGGTGATTGTTGTGGGGACGGTCGGAAGGTTAACGGTCACGGGGAGCGACCTCTACGGACAGAAGAACTGCGCGGGCGAAGAAAGCGGCGGAGGTCCCGAACTCCTGCTCAAAGACACAACGTCTCTTGAGAGGGCCTCCTTACCGGAGAAGGCCTTCAGCGACATTCCGTCCCCGTATCTCACCGGAACGATCCGCATGATCCAGGCGGTGCGGCAGGCCTTTCAGGACCAGGACGACCGGAGGACGTGGGACGGGAGGCCTCTGACCATGGCCGCTACCTTTGAGGACTGTCTTTACGCTCTTTGCGTGGTGGACACCATCAAGAAATCCAACCAGAGTGGCGACTGGCAGAACATTGTGGTGATGACGGAGGAGCCGGAGATCAGCCCGGCCTATCTGATCAGCGAAGCGATGCGGCGAAGTAGGATGTCACTCTACTGTTAGCGTCTGGGCTGAAGGGCGGATGCACACCTACCTTCACTGTAGACGGCCTTGGGGTTGTTGGAACATTATTCCTTCAATCTCTATTGGTACTGTTATGGTTTACTGAGACGTTGCATGTGCATTAGAGGAACGCATGTGATCAATAATCTAATCTTTATTTATTAGGAagcctttcctttttttggtttttatcaGAAGAATTCCTTCCACGTAGATGCACCTGTAATTAAAACCGATTTCATACAACCGTAGGGTGTAGTTCTCCGTCAGAGGCAGATCAGGGAGTGGAACTAATGCTACTGCACTCTGCTTGACCATGAGGGTATTTCATCCCTCATTTCTGCTTCCCTTCTACTGTGACCCGGTTTGAAAGACAACTCCTTACACTGTGGGTCCAAACGAGGACAGCCAAGGAAGAACGATAGTCCTCTCAGTTGAAGCTGTACCGCTGTTTTGTCGCTGTAATCTGAAGTCCTTGCTAGTTTTAACAGGTGAATGttttaatcacaaaaaaattggGTGGATCTTCCTGCTCTgtatgctttgtgtgtgtgtgtgtgcgcgtgtgtgtgaaaaaagagATCAATAGTTTGGCTTGTGGGTTTCAGAGGGGTTTGCGTGTGCACTATAACCAGACAGTAGTCCTCTAGCCAAGGGCTCGGGTTGAAACATACTCTGGTGCTTTTATGCAGTTACAGTAGCCTGTGCATCAGGATGCGAGTTCTGTGTGAGTGGCTAGTCCAGTGGTGCTTTGATATGTAATTTATTTTGTGCGTCATGGTCATAAGGCATGGCCATCATCCCATGACTTCTGTGTGGTGTCTACATATCCGCACCAAGACACAAGTGTGGCGGTTTTGCAGGTGTTTGCAAAGTGGTGTGAGGGTGTAATCCTAATATTGCAATGCAATGGGTTCTCACTTGCACCAAGTACCCGTGATTTAGAATTGAGCACACTTGTGGACTTGTAAAACTGTAAAGAGTGGTGAATGAGGGGTCAGCAGACAGTCAATGGCAGTATAATACAACAAAAGGCTTTTAGAAAAGTGTGAGTCACGGCATTCATTAGGGGCCCTTGAGCGTGCAGCCATAACTGGCCACTAAAGTATTATgcagaaaaacactttatttaattACACCTTGATtcatctcccctctcctctaGTTAGCGTTTTAATGTATCTCAGTTCATTGCTTGggtttttgttccttttctctctcccctccctggCCGTCCGATTTCAGGCTAAACTCATctcacagaatgcagctttacaACATCAAAGATGAGCAGAGAGACATCAAGATAAATGTTGGACGTAAAAGACGCATTTCCTGATGTGACCGAGCACTGTTTCTAGTGGCGATGTAGATAACACAAGCGTCACAGACTTCAAATGGAAACTGTAATAACAATTGAGGTGTTTGATTTTTACACCGATGAACAAGTCGCATGGAACCAACCACTCGTCGTGTTTCACTCACACAGGTAAGCTCAAACAAACCATGGGTATTTGTGAGTATCATGTGACCTCGGGTTTAGCATAGATCTCCGCAGGTTTGAGAACGCCACTGACCTTCAAGCCAGAagattgattttcttttacccCTGTGGTGTGCTTTCGAAATCTTAAACTGTGCTGAAATACTATCTTGTGTAATGACTACTGAAAATGTACAGAAGAAAATATGATGAACAACAAACATGCGTTTGTCTATAGAAATAaactgtatgtattttatttgtaaaaaaaccAATGAActtgtttcttctttgctttttcccaCGGGCTGACCCGCAGTGCGTTTGGGAGATTGACAGCAGCATCTCCTCATGCCCCTCCATGAATTATTGACCCAAAAAAAGCTCTTCTGTTGACACTGTGAAAAGGTCAACACTGATAAACTATCATTTTTTAAAGATAACTCAagattacaaaatgtacaaGATTACAAGTTACAAGATTGCCCTCTATGTACCGAGCACCTTATCCGATCTGCCTGTAGCACATTTTATTGATAAGTCGTGATCAACTTAAATATTATTCTTTGAGAAGGCCAGAATTCAGTCACAGGGTTGCCTGCATCCGGCCTGTAAACAGTGATTTATGAAAAGAATATCCTGTTGCCGTTGAGTCTGACCTGATCCTTACGGGGAGCCTCAGGTGAGCGTCTGGCTTCTGTTTCCAACGGAGCAAAATCCTTTTGTAAGTGAGTTACTTCATGTGTCCAAAAGTAAATGGACACCGGGGGAGATGGCCAGTAAAGCTGACTACAAGGATCCCCCTCTTAAACCTTGAGAATGGTTTAGTCCACTGGTCTACTCCCTCCATCACCCTGCAGAGGAAGAGTCACACCATTGAGATtaacacggtcacacacacacacacacaaaaccaaatgCAGACGGTATATCATTGTTTTCTCTTGCATAACCACTAAGATCCCTTTTCTGGTAccttttattcatatttcatattcaaaaagGATCAATACTTGAAAAGCTTCCTGTGAAGCTCATTTTGGTAAAAGGCCCATAAGCCTGGTTGAGCCAGTGGTGACACCCAGCGGCCCCTGGAGCCTCAATGGGCTGCAGGCTAACACCAACGAGGAAACATCTGGGTTCTGAACCAATGAATATGCAATGAGTAGTGGTTTAATAATCTGAAAAGTATGAGAATGTCATAAGTTTTACAACAATGTTTTCCCTTgattgatttcttttcaatgttGAGTCTGTTAAGCTGGTTTTGTTATTTGTAATGCTTATTAATCAGATTCATGTCAAAGCTCAGACGCCCAGACGTCATTTGATGTCGATGTGATGAATTTTCACATAATACACAAGCTGCGATTTTTCTAGAAGTGCCTCGGTTCTCCTGCTGCTTGTGGGCGGTGGGCAGGCTGAACGATGGAGGCTCCCCACAGTCACACTCTGCCCTTGTCCAGTGGCCGCTGTGACTCGCTCATCTGCTGGGGGGGCTGTGGTGGGCTGAGAAACTGTTCATTTTGTAGGCGCGCAACCTCAAAAAGGGGCTTCTACTGCCCTTGGAGACTGTTACTTAGCAACCAAATGCAACATTGCAGAAACCAGGtcctgtctttttctctctcaactctactcccccccccccccccccccccggttctctGACTGACTGGTCAAAGGATCACCTCCTTACGGGGTTTTACAATCAGTGATGAGAAACTGGGAACCCTGGGACccctttccctttctttctaTAGAGTGCGAGTCAGGTTGAAGCGTGAAGGACGAGCTCACCAAAACCtcttctctttgccttttcctctcctctgcattGAACTTTGTTTGCCTGGATTGTCTCTTTTGTTGCTGCAGGTATGTGGCTTTGAGATCTAAATAATACAGAAAAACCTGCTTTTTGCTCAGAGaggttttagttgttttcaaTGCAGAATGAACTGGCGTCCTTCAGTTTCTCCTTGGCTGAACACAACATGCAGAAAGTCTTGGCTGCCCTCGGCTGGCTGCTACAAAGACTGCATCTTATATCCCTCTGCTGCATAGTGTAATCCTCCACTGCATATGATCCCTCTACTGCTGGTTGTAtcccagtggcggctggtggatttgtATTTTGgtagtttcagtaaacatcccagtaggATTCGATGGAAAAGATGGGGctcttgcgtttctctgaaaacgcagaagcatacaCTAGGCTTAGCTTTAATACGATGACGTCATGCGTTGAATACAcggcgttagcatgtagctaactagccagcTACACATCCCAGGctagaagtctctacagaacCCTTGTCTGATCGTGAGGTTCGGCTGATCTGGGCCCAGTTTTTTCACTTCTAGTTAGTTCGCGCagatcttaatttacaaatattaccgggtATATAATCCATGTCTcaacaacacaaatattgactatttgctAAATGCAACTCACAAAACCATCTGTATATTTcttatacatttttatacatatatattattttgatgAATCAAATGAAAAGCTGATATGACACTTTGCCTTTCGGACTAGGGGGCATCTTATAAATAAAATCTCTTTTTTAGGACTTTTTATGTCTGCTGTATATGAACTCACATGAAAGTATAAATACTCGAACAAGATTGTTGGCTGACTCAAACTCaaacttaaccccccccccccctccacgaccCTCCTCCCGATGTGAGGACCACTCCGACCGAGTGAGCGGGGCGAGCAGCTGAGCTCCATCCCCGCTGAGGGGCGCGGCCTCCCCGCTGCCGGTCACTCTCTCCGTCTGCGCCCGGAGGACGCAGCGCTCCATCCAGCCACCGAGGCGGCGGAGATGGCGGACCCCGCAGCGGAGACCACCATCAAGGTGGTGTGCCGGTTCAGGCCGCTGAACAGCTCGGAGGTGGCCCGGGGAGACAAGTACATCCCCAAGTTCCAGGGGGAGGACTGCGTGCTGATCGCGGTGAGTGCGCCTCTTCGCACCGTGTTACCCTCGCAGTGGGTTCGTTGTAAGTCGGGTCGATGCAAGTTGGACGTAAAATAAAGAGCTTTTAAAACCGGTTTAAGTTTCCACTTCGAAAAGCACAGTAACGCCGCATCCATTATGCACGACCCATTACGGTAAGAACTCAAAATTTCAAAAAGGTCTCATAAATTAACAgatttgaaaatacttttattcttaaaattCACTTTCTCAATATTCTCTGATGTGATCTGGTATCAATCCCAGGTGAAatatgtctgtttttgtttctatgAAGTTTCCGAACTCAATCATTGGAGTCATACTGGtctgtgtattatttattactcTTGGTGTAACAATTGGAATTTCATTTTTCCTTGAAATGTAGTTTGAATGTGGTCATTATTATTAGTTTATTAATCTTCACCAAAGGCCTGATCAAAGGcaaatgttgaataaatgaGTGGAGAAACGTGACAAAGGAAGATTGGACGAGTTGGATGCTTTTATGAACATGAAAAGATGTGAATCATTCCTCATGGTCTACTGGATCCATTTAAAGGGAAGGTTACTTCAGCCTTCTTTTGGTGATCATCATAttgctgtgaaaaaaatgaattccccTGTTTATGACTACTGAAATTAGAAAACACCGATGAATGAGCGCTTTGTTCCTTGACATTGACTCCCAGTAATAGCACAACCGCTAACCCTCTCAGGTCATGTGGAAAGTCCTATTTAACCACCAAGTATCAGCTTTAACAGAACGTACTGTACATATTTAAGCAAACAATAGTTTTATCGTGTTTTACTTGCAATACAATTTATTTAGTAGGGATGGCAGTGTTGGAAGATTTGCAAACAGAAACCTTTCCTGTGTGATTACATAAtccagaaaaagaaacaagcacATATCCTCTTATTgcttattattgaagaaaagTGTGTTAAAATAAGCGTCTCCAGTTTTGTTTCCTTGGTGAAacaaattaatataaattacatCGTATTGTTGGTCATACCAGACAAAGGCATCAGCAGTGAAAGCTCAGAGTGTATCACATTGAATTATGCTGCATTTTAATTGCTCCTTAATCCTCATCTGTAAAAACAAGAAAGTCCCATTTATTCCCTCAAAAGTGCTAAATAAGCAACCTGCAGGGCGTTACCCATGTTTCAAACAGTTTTCAAAGCACATTTAAAAATTCAAAGTACATCCCTCGGCAAACAAACAAGGACTTAAAGGATGTgtcacaacggggggggggggggggggggccgtgggcatggagggaggactcagacacggagtattcaaaagaaaaggactttaatagtcaaaaatcaaaactcaaaatcactcagacaaaaaaagggcaAGACGGGGGAGGaaacaataaagacacaaacagggacctggacttgaaaaccaACAATGGGGAACTTGACGTGACACATAACGGGGTACTCAGAcattgacatgtaatgacacacagggcttaaatgcacaaggggggtgcaggtgattgaacacaggtggaaacaatcattgacacggcagacaatcacagggggaagacaggacaaggcaggaagtgaagttacccaggaacacaagagacatgagactacaaaataaaacaggaagcagacccaaaccgtgacagtatgTTCACCGTTCACAGGGGAAACCGTACCACTTTGACCGCGTGTTCCAGTCCGACACTACTCAGGTGCAATTCTACAACGCCGTGGCTCAGAAGATTGTCAGAGGTAAGACGGACAGAAGATGTAGATGTTGTCCAGGTGTCTGGGGATatgattcattttctttgtcttggCGTGTGCAGATGTTTTGGGGGGCTACAATGGGACCATATTTGCCTACGGACAGACGGCTtctgggaaaacacacacaatggaggTAATATTTTCCAATGTCCAAATGTGTGATACTGGGATAACAGGAGAGCCCTGATTTAGATCCGATCAGAGAAGAACCGATAGACGATTATTGATAGATTGTTTGAGTTTTCATGGAGTGCAGGAGCTGCATCTATGATGTTGTCCAGACCCGTCTGCCTCAGTCCTCACTCAACGTTTGCTAAAGGACAAGGGCAGACAGTACAATGTTTGACAATGAGGAGGATGGCGCCAAGCAGGCCAGCAAACAGATAAAGGAATCTGATGACAGCATCACCAACCTTAGTTGGGTATGTGGTGAGAGACGAGCTTGCACAGGAGCTCAAAAGAACCCCAAAGCTCCAGCTGGTCTCAAAGAACAGTATGAAAGCAAACTGAggcccggcagcagcagcagcagctggagcagctggagccgGGCTGGGTGAAGGTGCTGCAGGCTTCGGCCAGTCGGAGGCGGGTCAACCGGGTCAACCTGGAGGAACTCCGCTCCAAGCTGCTCAGCCAGCATGAGCACATTGAGAGTGTCTGAGCTTGAGGACAGCTGTGCTGAGAAGAAGAGAGATATGGTTCAAGTTCAAAGTGAGAGAAACCCAACGGCAAAAAAAAGCTCCTACAAACAAAGCCAAGAAGCTCCTGCAAAACCAGGGGCAGACGGGTCTTAAATACATCTGGAAGACTCCATGGACACATCAACGTGGTTGATAGTAAATACCTGTTAAGCACAATTTTTTGTGGCTTTGTAATGAATATGATGTCATTTGAATATTCGAAGATGGGAGCGGTCGTAGGGAGGGCCCTGGAAGTGGAGGGGAAGGAAATGGGGAAGGGTCAGGGTTGGTTCTATCGTGGCCTCTGGTTACCCTTAACGTAAGTACAAGGAGATGGAGACTAAAAAGCCTTGTTTTCTATGTGTCTCCTGAAGGGCAAACTCCACGACTCCGACATGATGGGAATCATTCCCAGAATTGTTGACGACATCTTCAACTACATCTACTCCATGGATGAGAACCTAGAGTTCCACATCAAAGTGAGTGAACTCCCCAATCCCGGATTCTCCAAAACCTCAACATGTCCACATCATGATAATAATGTTAACTCactggaaactttttttttcacaggtttCATATTTTGAAATCTATTTGGACAAAATCAAAGACTTGTTAGATGGTAGGTGTCGAGTCTCTGTCTAGACTTCGTATCTTCATCATTCTGACTCAGACCTGATGCCTGCTTTCCTTCTCCTTCGCAGTGTCCAAGGTCAATCTCTCTGTGcatgaagacaaaaacagggtGCCCTATGTCAAGGTGGGACACATTTTGAGAAATGTTACTTTGGGTACAACATTAGATTTTCTTTGTGTCATTCTCAAGTGGaagttttattaaaatatttgggCAGATGAGGAGATAAACAAGGAAAATAAGTTCTCCCTTGCTAGCTTTTCCTCTGACACTATTAGCACGTCTTGTTCAGCTCATAGTTGCCTGTCTGTGAAGACCCTTTGCAGAACACAACAGCCCCTTGTGATTGCATTTGTCTCCAGGGGTGTACCGAGCGCTTCGTGAGCAGTCCTGAGGAGGTCATGGACGCCATCGACGAGGGCAAAAGCAGCCGACACGTGGCTGTCACAAGTGAGTTCAGGCGCCGAGCGGCCTCGGGCCCGCTGCCTCTCACGGGTTCAACCTCAGCGGGTCTCCTGACTGCTGGGACACTCCCTCGGCCAAGACACCCTCTGTGTGTGGAGTCAGCGCTCCATCGGGTGCCACAGAGAGGGTTTATTCCCCTGGAAGCTCGGCTTTGACTCTACCTAAGCTGAGCTTTATTGTTGTCTTTGGTCCGCCAAGATCTTTGATTTTACACCTCATCAGATGCTTAAGTGTAGCAGTCCCATGGTGGGCAACTAAAGAACAGGACTTGACATCTCTAATTTTACCCTTTTATAGAGAAAGTTGGACTAAATGTGCACATgactaaatgtaaatttaaattaaagtgCCTTTCATTATGTTAGTTATTGGAAGTTTTTATGattatgacattttgaaatcatttaaatattaatttttattacattttcaccATCATTGATTATATTTATCTTAATAAGTATTATGCACAATATTGCTTTATTATTTTAGTTGACATTTCGTCCACATTTTGACTTGTATTTATTGTTATCCAATATGAAACTGGTGTTATTATCACTTATTATTCACTTGCTTGATGTGTGGCACAAGTTTGTTGTCATCTAAAGTGAATGTGCGTAGGCAAGCCTGTACAAGCCCAAGAGTCAGAGAAAGCTAAGATAAGAACTATACCCTTCTGCCTCTTTACTGCTGATCTTCACTTCACGTCTGGATCTTGAGTATTATTGAAGCTTTGTAGCATACTGTATGTAATAAGTAGGAACCATAATCTTAAGAGCACCAAGAGTCATCTGCAGGTTCTTCGTCTAAAGGAGCCTGTAGCCTACATCGTAGTGCACCTGAAGCCAATGTGGTTCAGCCTTGATTTTGTATTCCACATCCAGATGTTGTCATTGTTATAATAATATCATGTTaatacaaatgacaaacaaTATTAGTTAATAAGTGTTAGTTGGTCATAAATAATACTAAAAAGATAGCTTATTGTATTCTATTTCTAATTGCTAATTGtattaccgtgtgtgtgtgtgtgtgtgtgtgtgtgtgtgtgtgtgtcagacatgAACGAGCACAGCTCCAGGAGTCACAGCATCTTCCTCATCAACATCAAGCAGGAAAACTCTCAGACAGGACAGAAACTCACCGGCAAGCTGTACCTCGTCGACTTGGCCGGGAGTGAGAAAGTGTGTTTccacccccccctgcctcccacTTTTTGAAAGCTGTTTTATAACCTTTTTTACTGACACCATAATTACTTATTTTAAAAGCTGCAATGTTAGCAAGCTGCATTTTGCCTCTTCTACTAGGTTCATACAGTCAACATTTACTACCATCTCTTATTAAAACCTGAACCAAAAAaccaaaaactattttctatttcCTATTTCTACCACTTCGGTCACTTTATATCCTGTAAACAAACTTTATCCAAATGCACGCACACTCTGTGCCTCAGCCGGGCTAGCTGGTTAGCATGCTCACTTTAGTGATGTTTTAGACGTAACTTCCTCACTTTAACCTCTGCAGCATCTGTTGATGGTGACGTTAGATCATCTAACGTTTCATACTGAAATCCTTGCTATATATGAGTGGAAGGCTGCAGAATATAAAGCCTGGAGCTCCATTGTGCTGGTCAATTAGTGGGAGGAGCACAGCCCAGACAGACCATGACAGGACAGACTTTTCCTGCAGCTTTCATTGACTGCTTTGTTTAATGCAACTTCATTAACTGCCGCTTGCCTTCAACAGGGGAACATAGTAGTTGGTCCATCAGTTAGTTAATAAGAGAAGGAGAGCACTAGGCCCTACACTTCCCCACCCTCTGTGAAATGATGGGGAGGCGTGATCATGTAATCCCATGTTGGTGTGTTCCACAGGTGGGTAAGACAGGAGCAGAGGGGACGGTGCTGGATGAGGCTAAGATGATCAACAAGTCCCTGTCTTCGCTGGGAAATGTCATCTCTGCCCTGGCGGAGGGctcggtgagggggggggatgtttgctCTCCTGTGACTGTCACCATGTTTAACTAGGAACCCCCAGCGGAAGCTTGACGTGAACATGAGTGCACTGTGCATGTAGTATGCAATTTATTGTGACTTATTTCTTCCCTTATAACATCTaccttgaactttgaccctctTTCTCATATATCTGCcctgcaaaggattgtgggccAATATAACCAGAGAAGCAGGCAGGCTTGCATACTGCTTAAAAATAACAtcctgttattttatttttgattgtattgcgattttttttatttctccatgTGACGGGAAAAAGGCAAGCACTGGGAGCCATATCGATCATGTATGTACGTTTATTTGGGTCAAAACACATCTACAGTGGCCTATTTGTAGACTCCAGATTGTTCTTCACTACGCATTCAAAATAGACCCAAATTGTTATTAACTGGAATCATTTAGTAGATTTGAGTTGATGATCTGGGAGCAGACATGACTACTAGTTGGTGCTGTTCAGGAGGCTGGAGAATTTCGTGTTAAGAGAAGGttagagaaaaaagaagatCAGGGTTCTGGCTTGTGAGGTTCAGTTCATTTGCCCACCAGCTTcttgtgtacatatatatactgtatatatatatatatacatatatatatatacatatatatatataaatgttgaaaaataatacaatttcatATCTTTAAAAACCATGACATCATGCCACGCCGTGTATTGTGTGTCCTCTGTCAGGGCTATGTGCCGTACAGGGACAGTAAGATGACCAGGATCCTGCAGGACTCCCTGGGAGGGAACTGTCGGACTACCATGGTCATCTGCTGCTCGCCGTCTGCCTTCAATGACGCTGAGaccaggtccaccctgatgtttggacagaggtacacacacactctacatTATCATTTCCCTGGAACCCTCACTACTTATTTATATCTGCTGTACCTGTATTTTTCACAGCCAGTTAAATGTCCTTCCACTGCAGCGATgacaattttacattttgaggATGGATTttgtgatatttattttgattcttCCCTGAAGTTATTGAACACAAAGACGACCTTACTCACCACAGCAGGCCTGTTTGTGTGGGAAGCCAGTGAGAGATCATGCtcttgttgttctttttaagAATCACTTTCAGACTCATTTTTCCGACTGTGATGCTGCACCCCATCCTCTTTTACCAGGGCAAAGACCATCAAGAACACTGTGACCCTGAACGTGGAGCTGACTGCGGAGCAGTGGAAGAAGAAGTGGGAGAAAGAGAACGAGAAGAACAAGACCCTGAAAAACACCGTCACCTGGCTGGAGGCCGAGCTGAACCGCTGGAGGAGTGGTGAGGACGCCCTCAGACCCTCTCACCTTTCTGTCCGCTGCACACGCTGCATTGGAACATGAAATAGTGTTGAACGAAATCTGATCAATCATGatgtttcaaaaatgtttgtttgagaTGGAAAGCAGCCTAAAAACATACTGGATGTGAGAACTTGTATTAGTTCCAAAGAGAGCTGAGACACACATTGGTCCTATTTTGGACTTGAAA
This region includes:
- the gfod1 gene encoding glucose-fructose oxidoreductase domain-containing protein 1, whose product is MLPGVGVFGTSLTARVIIPLLKNEGFAVKALWGRTQEEAEELAKEMNVPFYTNRIDDVLLHQDVDLVCINLPPPLTRQIAVKTLGIGKNVICDRTATPLDAFRMMSAAQYYPKLLSIMGNVLRFLPAFVRMKELLEEGYIGELLVCEAQIHSGSLLGKKYNWSCDDLMGGGGLHSVGTYIIDLLTFLTGRRAAKVHGFLKTFVKQTDHIRGIRQITSDDFCTFQMALEGGACCTVTLNFNMPGEFRQEVIVVGTVGRLTVTGSDLYGQKNCAGEESGGGPELLLKDTTSLERASLPEKAFSDIPSPYLTGTIRMIQAVRQAFQDQDDRRTWDGRPLTMAATFEDCLYALCVVDTIKKSNQSGDWQNIVVMTEEPEISPAYLISEAMRRSRMSLYC